The nucleotide window GATCAAAAGATGAGCATTGTCACTCTGACCAACCAACAGCCAAAAATGTGCTGCCATACTATCATTCAGCAACCAGGGATTCTTTTTTTCTGATGGTGACGATTAAGTCGTCTGAAGGTCGATATGAAAGGGAGGTCATCTTTGTCGACAGACTGGAATGCCTGACATTTGGAGGGATGTATTTGAGTAGCTGAAGGAAGTATTTTCTaaagttttttccccaaaagccATAAAAGACAGGATTCAAGCAGTTGTTAAAGTAAGCTAAGCAGATTGTGAAGGGCATAGCTGTATCCACAATACCCTCAACATCACAGTCCTTAATCACATCAAGCTGAATCAGCACATCTATAAACGTAAATATTTGATGAGGaatccaagaaaaaaagaaaaaaagaactattgcAACAATCAACTTAAAAATGTCATCACCTCTGCCATTATTCTTCTGAAACTGGTAAGCCCTTTTCAGAGTTTTCCAGATTAATATGTAGCTTATTAAAATGATCACAAAGGGGATGAAGAACCCCAGAATATTTTTGGATATGCCTAATCCAATTTTGATGGTTGTGTTTTTGGTTGAATTCCTCCGTGTGCTATACCAAAAAGCACATACTgtgatattttcattttcaaggaCGTATG belongs to Candoia aspera isolate rCanAsp1 chromosome 6, rCanAsp1.hap2, whole genome shotgun sequence and includes:
- the AGTR1 gene encoding type-1 angiotensin II receptor; this translates as MILNISTEETDKKNPIDCPSLGRHNYYIFVLVPTVYTIIFIIGIFGNSLVVIIIFFYVKLKTVASVFLLNLALADLCFLVTLPLWAATTAMKYHWPFGNCLCKITSAAATFNLYASVFLLTCLSIDRYLTIVHPMKARLRRTMLVARVTCIIIWLLAALASLPVVIHRRAYVLENENITVCAFWYSTRRNSTKNTTIKIGLGISKNILGFFIPFVIILISYILIWKTLKRAYQFQKNNGRGDDIFKLIVAIVLFFFFSWIPHQIFTFIDVLIQLDVIKDCDVEGIVDTAMPFTICLAYFNNCLNPVFYGFWGKNFRKYFLQLLKYIPPNVRHSSLSTKMTSLSYRPSDDLIVTIRKKESLVAE